The genome window agaatgaacatctgaagaaagaatccatgaagtgatcctaactctgagggttatttgtttttgacagagaaaagaattgtgatttttgcttttgcaggatataactagatcatcaagcactacattatatttactgggccgatacgagcttgaatgatacttgagaaaagtttctcccacctaaggatgtaagcaatacttgtgttattttatgcttatatacttatttgatattttatcttgaaaggtaaccaaatggggagataagtccgttccaaaagaatggcttgtatgtatccatgaattattaatgcaaattttacagattgcaagttggatacattgataatacactgcacagattaaagtcccataagaacaaaatatgggtatagcagtgatcaatatgatgcacgcctgttgcgtagcaaatgatgtggattgaagtcccgaaaggacaatcctttgacatgtcaatattgatattgtgcacgcctaatgcgtagcaaattgtatgggttaaagtcccagaaattaattgacatgtatgtattaatctgtggcatgcctgcagcatgacagatatatgggttctaaatgttccaactcctaaatggagattatccacgccctactataaaataacgctccattggaggttataatccacattctcacataataaaagccccctgaagtggcttgggtacccaaaagcaaagaaatgcttataattgatgcatgcgcatgcacatgagaatggtgggatcatgaattgatgaatgacaatttttgattttggagtagctactcaaatcatcaatgggctgtgttgattggaaccacgttcaattattaaatgtcgacaatatcattggccaaaatggaatgaggcaattccattatagatgagaatgaacgtgaaagaacaaacccacagtacgaaccccaaaagatgttaatattgaaagttatacttgggtgttcggaataaaagggaatatacctactttgtatgacacaatgtttctggcagaaacaaggaatgttgggttttctccatatttacagattcaattgtgcccccttattgcacatttacggagaccaacatgttatctttaagggttattaaatgcacggagcatatcaccagaagtgattccctaaagatgtataaatagctgggttaaagctatataatgtgtcataaagtttaatccctttaaacaaaatccttgaaaggattgaaattgcatgaagcaagtccctgacggacatgtgcctgaagcacaaaatctgtactcaatactaatgtgcataaattgcctcagtgagtacattgattataatgtgtttgcaacacattaaagcttctgaagagttcaagaaatatttgtctcgacttaaagatcgagcattatgccaacgagattcttgcttatactaagaaagtattgaagcatttttatgaggattatccgttggacactttaaaGATTTttcggaagtatattggaccggacatcatattttccagatagagctcaactccatcaccatcattttgggatgatgtgaggcatatttgatgctatctccgcataacaccatatacgggcatattttttgagtgaacttacaaatagcccaagtgttattagatatgcggactctggaaatttctatggtcgcttactggaaaaagctagtcatgaagttttcaggggggagatattcatcagggggagcgtggtattaataaagaccttcacacactgtactctttttccttcatccagtttttttttttatcccactgggtttttcctggtaaggttttaacgaggcagtgtcgctcaagattgactcacagaagcagtgtcaactatgatattcagaaagatgatcaacagtatggcttaaagatattttgccaagcatcagggggagcgtgctgtcaataaagaccttcacacactgtactctttttcctttgtccAGGTTTTTATTCCACTAGGTTTTTCcttgcaaggttttaatgaggcggTGTCGTACGCGTGTTAATATACACAAAATTTTTATGCTACACATGGTTATGtattctttttcccttcgaccagtttttttTGTCCCATtgggtttttactggcaagaTTTTTAACGAGGCATATTCCATAcattgtggtctccaagggagAGTGTTGTAAATGATAAGGTGATAAGGTGATAAGGTGATAAGGTGAtaaggtggagcccacataTTGGAAGGGGCTTTGCCTACAAAAGGGTTCACCCCTCCTTGTAATGGATTGATTGAATAATACTGAAGAGAGGAACCAATCCTATTGTTTCTCTGCTTCTAAATTCTCTCCTCAAATctttagttttataacacTTTGTTTGATAAAGAATTACTTTTAAATACAATatagattattattattattattattattattattactatttaAAGTTTCTTTACGAGTTTTCAAACATATGTCGTATGTTAAGATTGAAAAGAGAAGGCCAACGGGATCTAATCTAATGGAAAATGATCTTGATTTATATACCAGTGATCTTATGTTCGAATATCATAATAACgtggtagtgtgtgtgtgagaaaagaaagaaaagaagtacCATTAAATTATTAAGTAGTTAAGTACTATTACGATTatactaattaattttctttttcctgacCAACGTaacattataatattatataatataattgatTGTAAAATTGTAAATGATGAGGCCAAAAATAGCCACCAAAATCTTCCTCCcatctttttccttctcaacACCATTTCACCAACAAGGCTGGttgaagaaggaaagaaagaacgAGCGAAAAAGAGGAAACattcaaaaacaacaaaaataaataaaagaagagaaagattcaaaactcaaaaaccaaaaaaggagTAAAAAGGGCAGGTCAGATTTCCTGTTCTACCACACCACCCTCCCTCCTCACCCATTCTTCCTTTCTCAATAATTTCTCAGATCCCAAACAacctttcctcttcttcaacatGATCACGCTCGTTTGAGAtccttcattttgttttgtacAGCCAAAAACcaataatacaacaaaaataagGGAGAAGAGAGGGAGACCTAGAAAGGCAACGCCATGAACGACTTCGAGGGTCTCTTGGCCTCCGATTTCGGGTTCAAACCCTCAGGCAAATCGGCCCCAATGTCTGCTTCTTCAGCTAATTCTTCAAAGGCCCCGAACTTCGATCTCGGATCTAGTGGGCCCTCCCGATCAACTCGCGCCACCAATTCCTTCAGTGGGTCTCTCGCCGACGATCGCGATTCGATCTTCGGACCCTCAAAAACCCAAGAATTTGGCGATATCTTCGGCGGCTCGGCGAGGTATTCGACCAAATCGGAGAGCACCAAATCGCCGAGCCGTGGCGAGGATGCGGCTTTCAACTTCGACTCTATGTTTGGCGGGTCTACTGATTCGGTTCCAAAGTCGTCGAATCCAGGGCCCGTTTACGATAAACCCGTTTACGACGACGACATTTTTGATGGCGTCCCGGGGCTGAAGAGCACGTCTTCAAAAGTCAAGTACGAGGACGTTTTCTCCACGGTCACGTCGCCGCCGTCCAAGGGGAGTAGTAGTGGATTTGATGACCTTCTTGGCGGCTTTGGTAAAGCAGAGCCCCAATTGAAGAGCTCAGGTTCCAGAGGATCGGATAGAGCTGAGAAGGTTGTGCCGGGTCTCGATGATTTGTTACCTGGGTTTGGAGGTAGTAACCCCGCTAGTGAAAGGTATTGGCATTTGCTTTCATTGCTATATGGGTTTTACTTTTATGTTTAGGGAACatgttattttcttgtttgatcAGTATCAGTAGTTAAATTTAGATCAATTCTGTGCAATCACTTTTTAATTTGGATCATCCCCATATTGGCTGTTTATGTCTGTTTCTACTTTGTCTTGTGTAGTGGAATCATGcgttgtcaattttttttttgtaaatgtTCAATTGGAATTGTACCCGAGTGTTGTTGGTGAGGCAAAATTTTACATTCTTAAGAACAGAAAATTGTATGACGAACAATTTGGATCAATATGCTGTACCCAATTTTTGATCAACTTGCATGttggattttaaattttggttcCTACTAATGTTATTTGGATGCTCATTGTTAgaattcttaattttctgAATTCTGCCTGCAGTGTATTATTTGTTGAATTGGCATTTATTCCCAAGTCCTGATGAATGGTAGTGATAGATCAAGTGATGCTTCACTTTTGATGGGTCACATTGGATTGGTTGAAATCGAGACATGGACTTTGAGGATCATTTATGGTCTGAATTGTTGCTGTACTTTTTATTTGGAATATCTTATAATTCACTGGTATTACCTATTCAGATTTCTTACTCTGCAACAATGTTTGACTTTGGCTAaggttttggattttgattcTGTAATGTGGTGCTGTGATTTCCATGAACTGTGTAGAATGAAGTTATAATTTTCCTGAACTGTGTAGAAGGAAAAATTATGGCACATAAACTCATAGGTATGAGGGGGAAAATGCAATcctagtttttaaaaatcattgTCATATGGTACTTTGAGGGTGAATGatgaaattgatgatttcCCCTGTGCTTCACTAGCAATTAGgtagttatttttttttttttttttggggtcaaacgAGAGATAAGGAGAAGGCTCAGTTGAACACAGCTAGTtaggttttgagttttggccctctcctctctctctctctctctctctctctctcagccaACATAAgatgctcttgttgtttcaagcAAGAACCTAATCAATCATCTAGATTCATAATCTCGAAAGAGAAAAGTTTCTTTATATGTATAGAGTGATTCATATAGTATTGAGCCTAGGTATTTCCACATTTCACAGGGAAGAACACTCATAAACCTTCAGTCAGATTAgacaatttaaatttaaaagttTCGGACAAGCCCTGACCTGTTATTAGCATGAAAGTATCATGCAGTGTCTGaacttttggttttgggtaATTATATGAGCATTCActataaaaattttaatatattttttttttttgtaaatggAGTGTATTCAGTTAAATTTAATTCTGATTTATCTTTGATGTACAGTGTTCTGATGTATTCTTAAATTCATCAACCTCCTTAAGTTGCATTGCTTTTTCTGTAAGCATGACGGTACCTTCATGTTCATTTTAAGTAAAAATCTTGCTTCTTTTATGCATCTGTACTGTATTTTTTATGTATCAGGTCAACCTCAGAGGCCAATTGGCCCCCTGAAACGAATGCCAATAATCTGTCTAAAACAACCTCCAAGGTGATGGAAGATCCTTTTGTAGTATCAGGGCAGTTTAAGGATCCCTTGGAAGAAATAAGTAGACTTTCTAAATCTGCAAGCTCAAAGGTTGATAGTCCATCTGTTGATAATGGGCGAGCATTTGATGATATTGATCCCTTTGACGGCCTTGGGAAGTCAGTCCCAGTATTTTCATCGGGAAGAAATTACAGGGGAAAGGATAGTGGCAATTTAAGGGCAGATACAAGCACAAATAACAGCAGAGCTTCAACTGCTAAAGAATCAACTGAGAAGCCTTCTGTGAAAAGTCCAGATAACCAGTCTCAGAAGAAGGTTCCTGTTGGTAATCATTGGGATTCTCATCAGACCTTGTTTGACATGCCTACAGTTTCAACTGATTCTCAGAAATCAGCTGGTCAAACTATGTCTCCACCTTCCTATGTAAATGTTAGTCCTAAGGAAGCAAATGTACAGGTGGATAGGTCTCCAAGATCTGAAGAAAACTTGGATTCATCTGATTTTCTATGGCTCACTGTTTCACAGATCCCTCTAATGACTCAGCCCACTAGTGCTCCACCACCGTCAAGACCACCTCCTCCAAGGCCAGTGCAGGTTTCGAAGACAAGAATGGGTTCCCCTGCTACCACAAATGCGAGAAAGAAGGCCAGTGAATCTTCTACTCAGTTCTTTCAAGCTCCGAAGTCTGCTCCTGCTGCAGCGAGGGGCCCAGGTGTCTCTTCAATTGACGAACTTGAGGATTTTGCTATGGGTAAGAGCCAAAGTAACTTTGATGAACATGCAAATGGTCTTCCTGGTGAAGAATTGGAGATGAATTCAGTTGCTGCTGCCATGAAGGAGGCTATGGATAGAGCTGAGGCTAAATTCAGGCATGCGAAggaagtgagagagagaggaagtaCAAAGGCTGCTAGAAGTAAAGAAGCACAGCAGGAAAAGGATGAGAAAGCTATGCAGGATGAGAAAGTGCTTAGAGAAAAACAGGAGAGGTTGGATAATGAACGGCTGCAGAGGGAAAGCGAAGAGGAAGATATGGAGCAAAGTAGAgtggagaaagagagggaaattGAGAGGGTGtgggaagagaaagagagagaacaaaGGAAACTTGAAAGGGAAAGGGAAAGAACCAGAGAAATGGAGAGGGAAAGGGATAAGGCCAGACAAGCTGTGGAAAGGGCTACTAGGGAAGCACGAGAGAGAGCAGCCGCTGAAGCTCGCATAAAAGCTGAACGGGCTAAATCAGAGAGAGCTGCTGTAGACAAGGCAACTGCTGAAGCTAGAGAACGTGCTGAAAGGGCTGCAGTTCAGAGAGCACAAGCTGAAGCTCGGGAAAGGGCTGCAGCAGAGGCAAAGGAAAGAGCAGAAAAGGCTGCTGCAGAAGCCAGAGAAAGAGCAAATGCAGAAGCAAAAGAGAGGGAAGCAAGGGAGAGAGCTGCTGCAGCAAGGGCTGGAGCTGAAGCACGAACAAGAGCTGAACGTGCTGCGGTAGAAAGGGCTGCTGCAGAGGCACGGGAAAGGGCTGCTGCAGAGGCTCGAGAGagggctgctgctgctgctgcaagGGCAAACCAACAAAAGAGTGAAAATGATCTTGAGCACTTTTTCAGCATGGGTCGAGCTAGCAGTGCACCACGACCTAGGGCTAATTCCTCGGTGAGGACAAGGTTGCAAAATGCTTTTTCATTAGCATTTGGAAATTGTGTTTTTGACTAGATGGCTTTATTTCAGGACCCATTTCAGAACAGGCAAGAGCCTGAAGTTCCAAAGACATCAAGCACTGCTTCCTCGAATATAAGAAAAGCAAACTCAACCACAAATATTGTTGACGATCTTTCAGCAATTTTTGGAGGTAGTTTGAAACTCGGCGTTCAGTTCAGTTATTTGATTGTAAATATTCTTGTGTAACTATGTATAATGTTGCTTCTGCTGAACTTTCTAATTTTGGTGAAAAGCTGCTCCATCTTCTGGAGGAGAGTTCCAGGAAGTTGAAGGAGAAACTGAAGAAAGGCGAAGAGCCAGGTTAGAACGACACCAAAGGACCCAAGAGCGTACGGTATGTGTTTTCTTCAGAATCTGAACCAATTTATATCATGCGTGCATGTGCCTATGCTATGTTTTATTTGTGGTATCTAAGAAGTTCTTATTGGTGTCTTTGTTTTTCAGGCAAAAGCATTGGCTGAAAAGAACGAGAGAGACCTTCACGCCCTAAGAGAGCAAGCTGAGAGACATGTAAATCACTGTTTGCCATTAAA of Prunus dulcis chromosome 4, ALMONDv2, whole genome shotgun sequence contains these proteins:
- the LOC117624332 gene encoding auxilin-related protein 1-like isoform X2 yields the protein MNDFEGLLASDFGFKPSGKSAPMSASSANSSKAPNFDLGSSGPSRSTRATNSFSGSLADDRDSIFGPSKTQEFGDIFGGSARYSTKSESTKSPSRGEDAAFNFDSMFGGSTDSVPKSSNPGPVYDKPVYDDDIFDGVPGLKSTSSKVKYEDVFSTVTSPPSKGSSSGFDDLLGGFGKAEPQLKSSGSRGSDRAEKVVPGLDDLLPGFGGSNPASERSTSEANWPPETNANNLSKTTSKVMEDPFVVSGQFKDPLEEISRLSKSASSKVDSPSVDNGRAFDDIDPFDGLGKSVPVFSSGRNYRGKDSGNLRADTSTNNSRASTAKESTEKPSVKSPDNQSQKKVPVGNHWDSHQTLFDMPTVSTDSQKSAGQTMSPPSYVNVSPKEANVQVDRSPRSEENLDSSDFLWLTVSQIPLMTQPTSAPPPSRPPPPRPVQVSKTRMGSPATTNARKKASESSTQFFQAPKSAPAAARGPGVSSIDELEDFAMGKSQSNFDEHANGLPGEELEMNSVAAAMKEAMDRAEAKFRHAKEVRERGSTKAARSKEAQQEKDEKAMQDEKVLREKQERLDNERLQRESEEEDMEQSRVEKEREIERVWEEKEREQRKLERERERTREMERERDKARQAVERATREARERAAAEARIKAERAKSERAAVDKATAEARERAERAAVQRAQAEARERAAAEAKERAEKAAAEARERANAEAKEREARERAAAARAGAEARTRAERAAVERAAAEARERAAAEARERAAAAAARANQQKSENDLEHFFSMGRASSAPRPRANSSNRQEPEVPKTSSTASSNIRKANSTTNIVDDLSAIFGAAPSSGGEFQEVEGETEERRRARLERHQRTQERTAKALAEKNERDLHALREQAERHRIAETLDVEIKRWAAGKEGNLRALLSTMQYVLWPECGWQPVSLTDMITAASVKKVYRKATLCIHPDKVQQKGANLQQKYIAEKVFDLLKEAWNKFNSEELF
- the LOC117624332 gene encoding auxilin-related protein 1-like isoform X1, with the protein product MNDFEGLLASDFGFKPSGKSAPMSASSANSSKAPNFDLGSSGPSRSTRATNSFSGSLADDRDSIFGPSKTQEFGDIFGGSARYSTKSESTKSPSRGEDAAFNFDSMFGGSTDSVPKSSNPGPVYDKPVYDDDIFDGVPGLKSTSSKVKYEDVFSTVTSPPSKGSSSGFDDLLGGFGKAEPQLKSSGSRGSDRAEKVVPGLDDLLPGFGGSNPASERSTSEANWPPETNANNLSKTTSKVMEDPFVVSGQFKDPLEEISRLSKSASSKVDSPSVDNGRAFDDIDPFDGLGKSVPVFSSGRNYRGKDSGNLRADTSTNNSRASTAKESTEKPSVKSPDNQSQKKVPVGNHWDSHQTLFDMPTVSTDSQKSAGQTMSPPSYVNVSPKEANVQVDRSPRSEENLDSSDFLWLTVSQIPLMTQPTSAPPPSRPPPPRPVQVSKTRMGSPATTNARKKASESSTQFFQAPKSAPAAARGPGVSSIDELEDFAMGKSQSNFDEHANGLPGEELEMNSVAAAMKEAMDRAEAKFRHAKEVRERGSTKAARSKEAQQEKDEKAMQDEKVLREKQERLDNERLQRESEEEDMEQSRVEKEREIERVWEEKEREQRKLERERERTREMERERDKARQAVERATREARERAAAEARIKAERAKSERAAVDKATAEARERAERAAVQRAQAEARERAAAEAKERAEKAAAEARERANAEAKEREARERAAAARAGAEARTRAERAAVERAAAEARERAAAEARERAAAAAARANQQKSENDLEHFFSMGRASSAPRPRANSSDPFQNRQEPEVPKTSSTASSNIRKANSTTNIVDDLSAIFGAAPSSGGEFQEVEGETEERRRARLERHQRTQERTAKALAEKNERDLHALREQAERHRIAETLDVEIKRWAAGKEGNLRALLSTMQYVLWPECGWQPVSLTDMITAASVKKVYRKATLCIHPDKVQQKGANLQQKYIAEKVFDLLKEAWNKFNSEELF